The Camelina sativa cultivar DH55 chromosome 14, Cs, whole genome shotgun sequence genome includes a window with the following:
- the LOC104741669 gene encoding UDP-arabinose 4-epimerase 1 — protein MFNFGRARSQGRQNRSMSLGGLDYADPKKKNNYLGKILLTASLTALCIFMLKQSPTFNTPSVFSLHEPGVTHVLVTGGAGYIGSHAALRLLKESYRVTIVDNLSRGNLAAVRILQELFPEPGRLQFIYADLGDAKAVNKIFTENAFDAVMHFAAVAYVGESTQFPLKYYHNITSNTLVVLETMAAHGVKTLIYSSTCATYGEPDVMPITEETPQVPINPYGKAKKMAEDIILDFSKNSDMAVMILRYFNVIGSDPEGRLGEAPRPELREHGRISGACFDAARGIMPGLQIKGTDYKTGDGTCVRDYIDVTDLVDAHVKALQKAKPRKVGIYNVGTGKGSSVKEFVEACKKATGVEIKIEYLPRRAGDYAEVYSDPSKIRKELNWTAKHTNLKQSLETAWRWQKLHRNGYGLTSSVSAY, from the exons atgtttaattttGGTCGAGCAAGAAGCCAAGGGAGGCAAAACAGATCTATGTCTCTTGGAG GACTGGATTATGCAGACCccaagaagaaaaacaattacTTGGGAAAGATTCTTTTGACAGCTTCTCTTACAGCTTTGTGCATTTTCATGCTCAAGCAATCTCCTACATTCAATACTCCGAGCGTG TTTTCTCTACATGAGCCAGGGGTTACACATGTTTTAGTCACTGGTGGTGCTGGGTATATCGGTTCACATGCAGCTCTACGGCTTCTAAAGGAATCATACCGAGTGACCATTGTG GACAATCTATCACGTGGGAATCTTGCCGCAGTCAGGATTTTGCAAGAACTCTTTCCTGAACCGGGAAGGCTTCAGTTTATTTATGCTGATCTTGGAGATGCAAAGGCTGTCAATAAGATATTCACAGAGAACGCCTTTGACGCTGTGATGCATTTTGCCGCTGTTGCATATGTTGGGGAAAGCACACAATTCCCTCTTAA GTATTATCACAATATTACATCAAACACTTTGGTTGTATTAGAGACGATGGCTGCTCATGGAGTAAAGACTTTGATATATTCAAGCACTTGTGCAACGTATGGGGAGCCTGATGTTATGCCAATTACAGAGGAAACTCCACAg GTGCCAATCAATCCATATGGTAAGGCTAAAAAGATGGCAGAAGATATCATTTTGGATTTCTCGAAGAACTCAGATATGGCAGTTATGATCTTAAG ATATTTCAATGTGATTGGATCCGATCCAGAGGGCAGATTGGGTGAAGCCCCAAGGCCTGAGCTGCGAGAGCATGGACGCATCTCCGGTGCTTGCTTTGATGCAGCACGTGGTATCATGCCTGGCTTACAG ATCAAAGGAACAGACTACAAAACAGGTGATGGAACTTGTGTACGTGATTACATTGATGTCACTGACCTTGTTGATGCTCATGTTAAAGCTCTTCAAAAGGCAAAACCCCGCAAAGTTGGAATCTACAATGTTGGTACCGGGAAAG GTAGCTCCGTGAAAGAGTTTGTTGAAGCGTGCAAGAAAGCAACTGGTGTTGAGATAAAAATCGAATACTTGCCTAGACGTGCAGGTGATTACGCTGAGGTTTACAGTGACCCAAGCAAGATCAGGAAGGAACTCAATTGGACAGCTAAGCACACTAATCTCAAACAGAGTCTTGAGACTGCGTGGAGATGGCAGAAGCTGCACCGTAATGGCTACGGTTTAACCTCATCGGTCTCGGCTTACTGA
- the LOC104741670 gene encoding coatomer subunit epsilon-1 has protein sequence MASMVGPDHLFNLRNHFYLGAYQAAINNSEIPNLSQEDIVERDCLVHRAYIALGSYQLVISEIDEAAATPLQAVKLLAMYLSSPENKGSTISSLREWLADPTVGNNATIRLVAGTIFMHEEDYNEALKHTHSGGTMDLHALNVQIFIKMHRSDYAEKQLRVMQQIDEDHTLTQLASAWLNLAVGGSKIQEAYLIFQDFSERYPMTSLILNGKAVCCMHMGNFEEAETLLLEALNKDAKDPETLANLVVCSLHVGKSSSRYLNQLKLSHPEHVLVKRIASAEDNFERALQSFA, from the exons ATGGCATCCATGGTAGGACCAGATCATCTCTTCAACCTGAGAAACCATTTTTACTTGGGTGCTTATCAAGCTGCGATCAACAACAGCGAGATCCCTAATCTCTCCCAGGAGGATATCGTCGAGCGAGACTGTCTCGTTCATCGCGCTTACATTGCTCTCGGTAGCTATCAG CTTGTCATCAGTGAGATCGACGAAGCGGCTGCTACTCCTCTGCAGGCAGTGAAGCTCCTTGCTATGTATCTATCGAGTCCTGAAAATAAG GGATCAACCATTTCAAGCTTGAGGGAATGGTTGGCTGATCCAACTGTAGGAAACAATGCTACTATTCGGTTGGTTGCTGGTACTATATTCATGCATGAGGAAGACTATAACGAGGCTCTGAAGCATACTCATTCTGGAGGAACCATGGATCT GCACGCTTTGAATGTTCAGATATTCATAAAGATGCATAGGTCAGATTATGCTGAGAAACAGCTGAGAGTGATGCAACAGATTGATGAAGACCACACACTCACTCAACTCGCAAGTGCATGGTTGAACCTGGCAGTT GGGGGTTCCAAGATACAGGAAGCGTATCTAATCTTCCAGGATTTCTCTGAGAGGTACCCAATGACAAGCTTGATCTTGAATGGCAAAGCAGTTTGCTGCATGCATATGGGTAATTTTGAAGAAGCTGAGACTTTACTACTTGAAGCACTCAACAAG GATGCTAAAGACCCAGAAACTCTTGCAAACCTAGTTGTATGCAGTCTTCATGTCGGAAAATCGTCTTCGCGCTACCTAAA CCAGCTGAAACTTTCACATCCTGAACATGTCCTTGTGAAGCGAATAGCATCAGCTGAAGATAACTTCGAGAGAGCACTTCAATCTTTCGCCTGA
- the LOC104741671 gene encoding serine/threonine-protein kinase 38-like — MATESTRSWFQIRQQKPDKSSPTKKGQEGNNVRNLGRPPMNDAPSNATKQRVAAAKQYIENHYKTQKKSLQERKERRSILEQNLADADVPVEDKMNILKNFEKKEMEYMRLQRQKMGVDDFELLSIIGRGAFGEVRICKEKTTGSVYAMKKLKKSEMLRRGQVEHVKAERNVLAEVDSPFIVKLCYSFQDDEHLYLIMEYLPGGDMMTLLMRKDTLREDETRFYVAQTILAIESIHKHNYVHRDIKPDNLLITRNGHIKLSDFGLSKSLESKNFPDFKAELVERNTKPAAEHDRHSKPPSAPRRTQQEQLLHWQQNRRTLAFSTVGTPDYIAPEVLLKKGYGMECDWWSLGAIMFEMLVGFPPFYSEEPLATCRKIVNWKTCLKFPDEAKLSIEVKDLIRRLLCNVEQRLGTKGVHEIKGHPWFRGIEWERLYESNAPYIPQVKHELDTQNFEKFDEVPSTCQTSSKSGPWRKMISSKDVNFLGYTFKNLEIVDEHHIPGMAELKRKSKTPKKPSLKTLFETPYPPSENQALQDLLDSPISSEGSRGSSGSPFSHSNQSHNSPRR; from the exons ATGGCGACGGAGTCTACAAGGAGTTGGTTTCAGATACGGCAGCAGAAACCTGATAAATCCAGTCCTACTAAAAAAGGACAAGAGGGTAATAATGTGAGGAATCTTGGCAGACCTCCTATGAATGATGCACCATCCAATGCTACGAAACAGAGAGTTGCTGCAGCAAAACAGTATATCGAGAATCATTATAAAACTCAGAAGAAGAGTCTTCAGGAAAGGAAAGAGCG TCGGAGCATCTTGGAACAAAACCTAGCTGATGCTGATGTTCCTGTTGAAGACAAAATGAATATACTAaagaattttgagaaaaaggaaatggaGTATATGCGTCTACAAAGACAGAAGATGGGGGTTGATGACTTCGAACTGCTGAGCATCATTGGCCGGGGTGCTTTCGGGGAG GTGAGAATTTGTAAGGAAAAAACTACTGGCAGTGTATATGCAATGAAAAAGCTAAAGAAATCCGAGATGCTTCGGAGAGGGCAG GTGGAACATGTTAAAGCTGAAAGAAATGTGCTTGCAGAAGTCGATAGTCCATTCATCGTCAAGCTTTGCTATTCCTTCCAAGATGATGAGCATTTGTATCTTATTATGGAATACCTCCCTGGAGGTGATATGATGACACTTCTGATGCGAAAAGATACCTTACGGGAAGATgagactcggttttatgttgcaCAGACAATCCTGGCTATTGAGTCTATCCATAAGCATAATTACGTCCACAG AGATATAAAGCCTGATAATTTATTGATTACTCGTAACGGCCATATCAAGCTTTCGGATTTTGGATTGAGCAAGTCTTTGGAAAGCAAAAATTTTCCAGATTTCAAGGCGGAGCTTGTTGAAAGGAATACAAAGCCTGCAGCAGAACATGACAGACACTCCAAGCCTCCTTCTGCACCTAGGCGAACTCAGCAGGAGCAGCTTTTACATTGGCAACAAAACAGAAGGACCCTG GCTTTTTCTACAGTAGGAACTCCCGATTACATTGCCCCTGAGGTGCTTCTGAAGAAAGGGTATGGAATGGAGTGTGACTG GTGGTCCCTTGGAGCAATCATGTTCGAGATGCTCGTGGGGTTTCCGCCATTCTACTCTGAAGAGCCTTTGGCAACATGTAGAAAG ATTGTAAACTGGAAAACCTGCTTAAAATTTCCTGATGAAGCTAAGCTCTCAATCGAGGTAAAAGATCTCATTCGAAGACTGCTCTGCAATGTCGAACAGAGGCTTGGAACCAAAGGAGTTCATGAAATTAAA GGACACCCTTGGTTTAGAGGAATAGAATGGGAACGATTATATGAGTCAAATGCTCCATATATACCACAAGTGAAGCATGAACTTGATACCCAAAACTTTGAAAAGTTTGACGAG GTGCCATCTACTTGTCAAACTTCTTCCAAGTCTGGCCCTTGGAGAAAG ATGATCTCATCCAAAGATGTAAATTTCCTTGGGTATACATTCAAGAATCTTGAGATCGTTGATGAACACCATATCCCTGGCATGG CGGAATTGAAGCGGAAGAGTAAGACACCAAAGAAACCATCTCTCAAGACACTGTTCG AAACACCGTATCCTCCTTCTGAGAATCAAGCTTTACAGGATTTGCTTGATTCACCTATATCCTCTGAAGGATCTAGAGGCTCTTCCGGATCACCATTTTCACATTCGAATCAATCCCACAATAGTCCCCGGAGATGA